Within the Cervus elaphus chromosome 13, mCerEla1.1, whole genome shotgun sequence genome, the region GAAAACCGGTATCCACCACCCTGGTCCAGCTTTGCACGGGGAGACTTTGCTGATTTCTGGAAGAGGGAGCATCCCAACTCCTGACCTTGCCTCTCAAGAAGTATTCCACTTTGTAACCGGCACCAAGAGAGGCTACAGCCCCAGTAGCTGGGCTGGACCTCGCTGCCAGCCCACTGCAGACTTCATTTTAGAAAAGCAGTGTTGTGCCGGTGGAAGCTGAAAGGGTGTGGCCACCAGTGCTGCCAGGGGGCTCAGGCTATGTGCCGTGACTCTAGGTGACTCAGTTATTAGAAAGAGTATTTGTgtgtataaagaaagaaagagggagggaaaggggaaaaagggaagacagggagaaagaaagagcaaaaagaaCTACAAAACAGTATAATATGTGTTGATGGACATACACACAGAATACTTATTTAGTGGCTGAGCTAAGGCCAGAACCTGGGCTCTGCCCATTCACCATGCCCTGGCCTCCAGCAGCCGTGTGCCTCTCCAGGGCACATGCAGACAGCCATTCCAGACTGAAACAGACAGGATCCATCGCAGCCCCAAGTCACCCCTTGTATATAGTATCCACTGTGATATTAGGACTCAGAGAGGACCCAAGGGATTGGATTATTCTTATAGCTAAGGCAATGAGAAATACCATTTGCTGGAGGTAAGAAACAAAATTAGATTCTCTTTGGTATGCGATTAACATCAGTCATACCACATCTTAGGTGATTTAGAATAATACTCTTAAGTAAACTGAGGGATGCCTACCATTCCTCTTCCCCATCTTATTACCTGCAGGAGGGCAGAGTGCATGAAGATCAGCCACATTAGCAGCCACCAGGGGCTCTTCCGGGAGGCCATGGGGTCGGGTCTCCTGGGGGCGTCTCACTCGTAGcctaaagagaaggaaagatttGGTTTCCATTCAGCTCCAGACCCAGCAGTGGCAACACTCATGACTTACCAGATCAACAGAGGGAGGAACCCTGAGCCCCACATACTGTCTTGGAAAGCTTTGTGTTGGCCCTGGATGGAGCTACCTACTGTAGAGTACAGGCTGTCTGGGGCTCTCTTTAGGAGGAGTCCATGTCAAAGTCAGGAGCGCAGCTAGACCCGCCTGCACGGTGCAGCCCATACCTCCAGCCCTCCAAAAGCCAAGCCATCTCTGCACCAACCACTTCCCAGCCCATTTGTCAGCAGTAGGGTGTGGCTGTTGGCATCCGACTCAGGGAAGCCAGCATGGAGCCAAGGGTTAGGGCACCTGCCAGCTTCTGCTACTTCAGGCACAAATGAGTCTAAGCCCTACTAAGCCaacccagagaggggaaggaacCTGCCTAAGATCACACCGCAAGACAGTGACCATTCTAGGACTGGAATGCAGGTCTTCTGCTAGTTCGAGGCTTTCCCCACCAGAAGACACCGTTCATCCTCCTCGGAGACCCCGCCCTGCAGCCAGAGAGCTGAGTGAGGAGGGGCTCAGCGGGTACAGCTTTGGAGAAGCCAACGAGCACAATCCTAGAAGTAGGTGAGGGCAAACCAGCGGGAGGCTGGAGGGCAGCGGGGGCTTTCCTCGGCGTCCTCCTGACGGTTTGCAGGGAAATCAGGATGGGTCGAGCCTGGAAAAGCCGAGGTCACCCTCGCCTCTCGCTTCGCCTCGCGGGCGCCTTGGCGAGCTGGTGTCCGGGGGCGGGTCGGTGGCTTCTCTCCATCTGGAGAAAGCATTAAGGGCCTGGCCTAATGCGATCCGCAAATGTGCTGCTGTTTCCGACCTGAGGCGGCGACTCTGGGCCGAAGGGAGGCGGCCAGTGCGGGGCCCTGGGACGGTGCGCCCCCCTCGCTCGCTCGCACCAGCAGTCCCCAGCGCGCACTCCTCCTCCGAGTACCCGCCGCCTGGCGGTCCCCGCGCCCCCGCTGCGCCCCGGTCCCGCACGCCCGCTGGCCGCGGCGCGCGCGGCGCGCAGCCCTTGGCGCTCTAGGCGCTTGCAACCCGCTTGCCAAGCGGCCGGACCTTCCGACGCCCGAGCCCACTAGCTTCTGTCAGCCCGTTTTCTACCTAGAAAGCCCCCAACCCGAAGATTCCCCAAGTCGGTGGAGTTCCCTCACGCTTAAGCGTCCCCGAATGTCTCTCCCCAAACCACTGGGACCCCCGGAGCCTGCCCGGCCAGAGGTCTCCGAGCCTCGCCGAGCGCCCGGGTCCTGTAGTTCCCGGGAACCGAGTCGTGCCCTGCCGCTCGGAGCCCCTCAACCCCACTGCGCTGTCTTGCTCCCCCCAACACCCGCGATGGAAGAGCCTTCCCGCCCCCGGGCGCCAAGCTCAGAGCACCCACCTGGCGCCGCAGAAGCGTCCGGGAAGTGCAGCCAGGCGGCGCGGGCTCGGCGCGCGCTGGGGAGAGGCGGACGGGAGCGGCCCGGTCCACACCTCGTGCGGGATCCGGGACCCGGACCTTCCCCGACGCCGGCCTCCAGCCCGCGGCGCCGCAGTCGCCGCCGACGCCGAGAAGTTAAATGGGGCTGGGACGGGGGCCGCCCCGCCTCTCCCGCCCCCTCCGGGCGTGCGGAGCGCGGCGCTGGCCCCGGCCCAGAAGCGGAGGGCGCGCGCCGCCACCTGCACCGCCCGGCAAGTGCACGGCGCGCCCGGGCGTCCGCCCGCCCTCGCGTCGACCCCGCGCCCTCCGCCAGCGCCGGGGACGCCGCGGGCTCGAGGGGAGCGCGTGAGGGGCGGGAGCCGGGCGGCTCGGACGCGCGGGGCTGCGGCGACGGCGAGACTCGGCTGGAACGCTCCTCCGCCCGCTTCCTGGAAGCCACTCCTCGCCCTGGGCCGGCCGCCAGGCGCGGTGCCAAGAGCCGGGACTGCCgacgccgccaccgccgccggcGGCGGGCGCGCGGGGAAAGGCGGCCGCGAGCCAGCCGGGAC harbors:
- the LOC122706387 gene encoding translation initiation factor IF-2-like; the encoded protein is MCCCFRPEAATLGRREAASAGPWDGAPPSLARTSSPQRALLLRVPAAWRSPRPRCAPVPHARWPRRARRAALGALGACNPLAKRPDLPTPEPTSFCQPVFYLESPQPEDSPSRWSSLTLKRPRMSLPKPLGPPEPARPEVSEPRRAPGSCSSREPSRALPLGAPQPHCAVLLPPTPAMEEPSRPRAPSSEHPPGAAEASGKCSQAARARRALGRGGRERPGPHLVRDPGPGPSPTPASSPRRRSRRRRREVKWGWDGGRPASPAPSGRAERGAGPGPEAEGARRHLHRPASARRARASARPRVDPAPSASAGDAAGSRGAREGREPGGSDARGCGDGETRLERSSARFLEATPRPGPAARRGAKSRDCRRRHRRRRRARGERRPRASRDAPPQPEPGAGMPSPPPTPSQPQRASARPARARAPTLLSQAQRPHGGLPGTAGSCLRASGAPGQA